The Mycolicibacterium smegmatis genome has a window encoding:
- a CDS encoding SDR family NAD(P)-dependent oxidoreductase codes for MPGVQDRVVVVTGAGGGLGREYALTLARGGASVVVNDLGGARDGTGSGSAMADQVVAEIKEAGGRAVANYDSVAESEGAENIIKTAIDEFDKIDGVVSNAGILRDGTFHKMTYDNWDAVLKVHLYGGYNVIRAAWPHFREQSFGRVVVATSTSGLFGNFGQANYGAAKLGLVGLINTLAQEGAKYNIKTNAIAPIAATRMTQDILPPEVFEKLTPEYVAPVVAYLMTEELEDTDSVFIVGGGKIQRTALFQNEGVTFSDGVPTVDDIAAKWNEITDLSAAQLASFKLG; via the coding sequence ATGCCAGGAGTGCAGGACCGCGTCGTCGTCGTCACCGGAGCCGGTGGAGGCCTGGGCCGTGAATACGCACTGACCCTCGCGCGCGGAGGCGCGAGCGTGGTCGTCAACGACCTGGGTGGCGCTCGTGACGGCACCGGATCCGGTTCGGCCATGGCCGATCAGGTGGTCGCCGAGATCAAGGAGGCCGGCGGGCGTGCGGTCGCCAACTACGACAGCGTCGCCGAGTCCGAGGGCGCCGAGAACATCATCAAGACCGCGATCGACGAGTTCGACAAGATCGACGGCGTCGTGAGCAACGCGGGCATCCTGCGCGACGGCACGTTCCACAAGATGACCTACGACAACTGGGACGCCGTACTCAAGGTGCACCTCTACGGCGGCTACAACGTCATCCGCGCCGCATGGCCCCACTTCCGCGAGCAGAGCTTCGGCCGCGTCGTCGTCGCGACGTCCACCAGCGGCCTGTTCGGCAACTTCGGTCAGGCCAACTACGGTGCCGCCAAGCTGGGTCTGGTGGGTCTGATCAACACGCTGGCCCAGGAGGGCGCCAAGTACAACATCAAGACCAACGCCATCGCCCCCATCGCGGCGACCCGCATGACACAGGACATCCTGCCGCCCGAGGTCTTCGAGAAGCTCACGCCCGAGTACGTCGCCCCGGTGGTCGCCTACCTGATGACCGAGGAACTCGAAGACACCGACTCGGTGTTCATCGTCGGCGGCGGCAAGATCCAACGCACCGCGCTGTTCCAGAACGAGGGCGTCACGTTCTCCGACGGCGTGCCGACGGTCGACGACATCGCCGCCAAGTGGAACGAGATCACCGACCTCTCGGCCGCCCAGCTGGCCAGCTTCAAGCTGGGATAG
- a CDS encoding NADPH:quinone oxidoreductase family protein, translated as MKALVARALTGTSGLAYADVDEPVSGDAVIIDVGAAGVCFPDLLLLRGEYQMRLDPPFIPGMEVAGTVRSAPESSGFAPGQRVSAFTMIGGYAEQVAALPDNVIPTPEDLDDASAAALLGNYYTMQFALARRGALVPGETVLVLGSAGGIGTASIQLAKAHGARVIAMVHRAGAEDFVSGLGADVVLPLTDGWRDAVLAATDGRGVDLVVDPIGGPAFDDAVRVLAPEGRLLVIGFAAGAGIPTVKVNRLLLRNVSVVGVGWGEFVRRNPGAQAAVGAELGKLVAEGLRPPPPVRYRLADGAAAFDAMAAGEVRGKLVLEP; from the coding sequence TTGAAAGCGCTTGTAGCACGAGCTCTCACCGGTACATCCGGGCTGGCGTACGCCGACGTCGACGAACCCGTGTCAGGTGATGCGGTCATCATCGACGTCGGCGCCGCCGGCGTCTGCTTCCCCGACCTGCTGCTGTTGCGCGGCGAGTACCAGATGAGGCTGGACCCGCCGTTCATCCCCGGCATGGAGGTGGCCGGAACCGTGCGGTCGGCGCCCGAGAGCTCGGGTTTCGCCCCGGGCCAACGGGTTTCGGCCTTCACGATGATCGGCGGGTACGCCGAGCAGGTGGCCGCGTTGCCCGACAACGTGATTCCCACACCCGAGGACCTCGACGACGCGTCGGCGGCCGCGCTGCTGGGCAACTACTACACCATGCAGTTCGCACTCGCGCGTCGCGGCGCACTGGTGCCGGGCGAGACCGTGCTGGTGCTGGGCTCGGCGGGCGGCATCGGCACCGCGTCGATCCAATTGGCCAAGGCGCACGGCGCCAGGGTGATCGCGATGGTGCACCGCGCGGGTGCCGAGGACTTCGTGTCGGGGCTGGGCGCCGACGTGGTGCTGCCGCTCACCGACGGGTGGCGCGATGCGGTGCTCGCCGCGACCGACGGCCGCGGCGTGGACCTCGTCGTCGACCCGATCGGCGGGCCGGCGTTCGACGACGCCGTGCGCGTGCTCGCCCCCGAGGGGCGGCTGCTGGTGATCGGGTTCGCCGCGGGCGCGGGCATCCCCACCGTCAAGGTCAACCGGCTGCTGCTGCGCAACGTCAGCGTCGTCGGCGTCGGCTGGGGCGAGTTCGTGCGCCGCAACCCCGGCGCGCAGGCCGCCGTCGGTGCCGAGCTCGGCAAACTGGTGGCCGAGGGGCTGCGGCCACCCCCACCGGTGCGCTACCGGTTGGCCGACGGCGCGGCCGCGTTCGACGCCATGGCCGCGGGCGAGGTTCGCGGGAAGCTGGTGCTGGAGCCTTAG
- a CDS encoding methyltransferase domain-containing protein, which translates to MDLLIDPPAEPDFSKGYLDLLGRGDSTPPKNTGLIQKAWASPLGSKLYDRAQLLNRRLVASTRPPVEWLRIPPGGTVLDIGCGPGNITAQLARAAGLDGLALGVDISEPMLARAAAAEAGRQVGFVRADAQQLPFRDEVFDAATSLAVFQLIPDPVAAVSEIVRVLRPGGRVAIMVPTAGAVKPVTFLARGGARIFGDDELGDIFENVGLVGVRVKTHGFIQWVRGTKL; encoded by the coding sequence ATGGATCTGCTCATCGATCCACCGGCCGAACCAGATTTCAGCAAGGGCTATCTCGACCTTCTCGGGCGCGGTGACAGCACCCCGCCCAAGAACACGGGACTGATCCAGAAAGCCTGGGCATCCCCGCTGGGGTCCAAGCTCTACGACCGTGCCCAGTTGCTCAACCGCAGGCTCGTCGCCTCGACGCGACCGCCCGTCGAGTGGCTGCGCATCCCGCCGGGCGGCACGGTCCTGGACATCGGGTGCGGGCCGGGCAACATCACGGCCCAGCTCGCGCGCGCCGCGGGCCTGGACGGGCTGGCGCTCGGCGTCGACATCTCCGAGCCCATGCTGGCCCGCGCGGCGGCGGCCGAGGCGGGCCGCCAGGTCGGCTTCGTGCGCGCCGACGCGCAGCAACTGCCGTTCCGCGACGAGGTGTTCGACGCGGCGACCTCGCTGGCGGTGTTCCAGCTGATCCCCGATCCCGTTGCGGCCGTGTCGGAGATCGTGCGCGTGCTCAGGCCCGGCGGACGCGTCGCGATCATGGTGCCCACGGCCGGAGCGGTGAAACCGGTGACGTTCCTCGCGCGTGGCGGGGCCCGCATATTCGGCGACGACGAGCTGGGCGACATCTTCGAGAACGTGGGTCTGGTCGGGGTGCGGGTCAAGACCCACGGCTTCATCCAGTGGGTGCGCGGGACCAAACTGTGA
- a CDS encoding DUF456 domain-containing protein: protein MSTVGIVLVALAIAVGLIGIVVPILPGGLLVFGAIAVWAIVERTAAAWVVLGVAAAVFVAAEVVKYLWPVRRMRAAEVGTWSLVAGGVLGVIGFFVIPVIGLVIGFVAGVYLAELAARHEHRRAWVSTVHALKGVALSVGVELTGALLATIAWVVGVVVTN from the coding sequence GTGAGCACTGTCGGAATCGTCCTGGTCGCGCTCGCGATCGCCGTCGGCCTCATCGGCATCGTCGTGCCCATCCTGCCCGGCGGTCTGCTGGTGTTCGGCGCGATCGCGGTGTGGGCCATCGTCGAGCGCACCGCGGCGGCGTGGGTGGTGCTGGGCGTCGCGGCAGCGGTGTTCGTCGCCGCCGAGGTCGTCAAGTACCTGTGGCCGGTGCGGCGCATGCGGGCCGCCGAGGTCGGCACGTGGAGCCTGGTGGCCGGTGGTGTCCTCGGCGTGATCGGGTTCTTCGTCATTCCCGTCATCGGGCTCGTCATCGGCTTCGTGGCCGGCGTCTATCTCGCGGAACTCGCTGCGCGCCATGAGCACCGGCGCGCCTGGGTCTCCACCGTCCATGCGCTCAAAGGTGTCGCGCTGTCGGTGGGCGTCGAGCTCACGGGCGCGTTGTTGGCTACCATCGCGTGGGTGGTCGGGGTGGTGGTCACGAATTGA
- a CDS encoding YceI family protein, whose protein sequence is MNDNAAWTLSASDGELLLHTGVTGTAARVGHRLTIAMRSWEATVFWEGDGAGAEPVKAELTIDIDSLEVVGSEGGMTPLSGAEKTLIRNNALKLLRARRFPQARFVSSDIERDGDIVRMHGAFELFGKVRDHVLEVRIDDGVISGQSVVRHSDYGIKQYSMLIGAMKVADDVRVTFTATHRAAR, encoded by the coding sequence TTGAACGACAACGCGGCATGGACGCTCTCGGCGTCCGACGGTGAACTGCTGCTGCACACCGGTGTCACCGGGACAGCAGCACGTGTGGGACATCGGCTGACGATCGCGATGCGGTCGTGGGAGGCGACGGTGTTCTGGGAGGGCGACGGCGCGGGCGCCGAGCCCGTCAAGGCCGAGCTCACCATCGACATCGACTCGCTCGAGGTCGTGGGCAGCGAGGGCGGCATGACGCCGCTGTCGGGTGCGGAGAAGACGCTGATACGCAACAACGCGCTCAAGCTGCTGCGTGCACGGCGCTTCCCACAGGCCCGGTTCGTCAGCTCCGACATCGAGCGCGACGGCGACATCGTGCGCATGCACGGCGCCTTCGAGCTGTTCGGAAAGGTCCGCGACCACGTGCTGGAGGTCCGTATCGACGACGGCGTGATCTCAGGGCAGTCCGTGGTGCGGCACAGTGACTACGGCATCAAGCAGTACTCGATGCTGATCGGCGCCATGAAGGTGGCCGACGACGTGCGGGTCACGTTCACCGCAACGCATCGCGCAGCGCGGTGA
- a CDS encoding tyrosine-protein phosphatase, whose protein sequence is MTGPDGTSLELGGAWNFRDVAQETGIRPGVLYRSSELSKLSDDGRAVFKRLGITDVADLRSHQEVQRRGPGQVPDGVAVHLLPFHPDDTSGQDAPHESTFQRVMSESPDGEDVTESARRYMTEVYEEFPTLPGAHNAVRQVVSLLAAGRPVIAHCFAGKDRTGFTVATVLDAAGVDRDDIFADFLRSNEAITPLRNRIMDSVRARSGDEPEIITFAEARLTDEVLGVREEYLAAAWKRLEEAYGSLSGFMTAAGISPEELTALRDALR, encoded by the coding sequence ATGACCGGGCCCGATGGCACGTCGCTCGAGCTGGGCGGCGCCTGGAACTTCCGGGATGTCGCGCAGGAGACCGGAATCCGGCCCGGCGTGCTGTACCGCTCCAGTGAGCTGAGCAAGCTCTCCGACGACGGCCGAGCCGTGTTCAAACGGCTGGGCATCACCGACGTCGCCGATCTGCGGTCGCACCAGGAGGTGCAGCGCCGCGGCCCGGGCCAGGTGCCCGACGGCGTCGCGGTGCACCTGCTGCCGTTCCACCCGGACGACACGTCGGGCCAGGATGCGCCGCACGAGAGCACGTTTCAGCGGGTGATGTCCGAGTCCCCCGACGGCGAGGACGTCACCGAGTCGGCCCGGCGCTACATGACCGAGGTGTACGAGGAGTTCCCGACGCTGCCCGGCGCGCACAACGCGGTGCGGCAGGTGGTCTCGCTGCTGGCCGCGGGCAGGCCGGTGATCGCGCACTGCTTCGCGGGCAAGGACCGCACGGGGTTCACGGTCGCGACGGTGCTCGACGCGGCCGGGGTGGACCGCGACGACATCTTCGCCGACTTCCTGCGCAGCAACGAGGCGATCACGCCGTTGCGCAACCGCATCATGGACTCGGTGCGGGCGCGCTCGGGCGACGAGCCCGAGATCATCACTTTCGCCGAGGCGCGATTGACCGACGAGGTGCTCGGCGTGCGCGAGGAGTATCTCGCCGCGGCGTGGAAGCGGCTCGAGGAGGCCTACGGTTCGCTGTCGGGATTCATGACGGCGGCCGGGATCTCTCCCGAGGAGCTCACCGCGCTGCGCGATGCGTTGCGGTGA
- a CDS encoding acyl-CoA dehydrogenase family protein: MDFAMSAKAADYHKRLTDFMVEFVFPAEAEYHAYREEKGPKDHTVPPVVEELKVKAKDRGLWNLFLPAESGLTNLEYAPLAEITGWSMEIAPEALNCQAPDTGNMETLHLFANEAQRKQWLEPLLAGEIRSAFAMTEPAVASSDARNIETTMLRDGDHYVINGRKWWITGAADPRCKILIVMGRTNPDAAAHQQQSMILVPVDTPGVDIQRSLPVFGWQDQHGHCEIVFNDVRVPAENLLDVEGSGFAIAQARLGPGRIHHCMRAIGAAERALTLMVDRVQKRVAFGKPLAEQGVVREAIAKSRNEIDQARLLCEKAAWTIDLQGNKAAHVLVSQIKSVAPQVACNVLDRAIQVHGAAGVSDDFPLARLYAWHRAMRLFDGPDEVHMRTIARSELGREKSPLALAVTK, encoded by the coding sequence ATGGACTTCGCGATGTCCGCCAAGGCGGCTGATTACCACAAGCGGCTCACCGACTTCATGGTCGAATTCGTGTTCCCCGCCGAGGCGGAGTACCACGCCTACCGCGAGGAAAAGGGCCCCAAGGACCACACGGTTCCGCCCGTCGTCGAAGAACTCAAGGTCAAGGCGAAAGACCGGGGACTGTGGAACCTGTTCCTGCCCGCGGAGTCGGGGCTGACCAACCTGGAGTACGCGCCGCTGGCCGAGATCACCGGCTGGAGCATGGAGATCGCGCCCGAGGCGCTCAACTGCCAGGCCCCCGACACGGGGAACATGGAGACGCTGCACCTGTTCGCCAACGAGGCCCAGCGCAAGCAGTGGCTGGAACCGCTGCTGGCCGGCGAGATCCGCAGCGCGTTCGCAATGACCGAGCCTGCCGTGGCCTCCAGCGACGCCCGCAACATCGAGACCACGATGCTGCGCGACGGCGACCACTACGTCATCAACGGCCGCAAGTGGTGGATCACCGGGGCCGCCGATCCGCGCTGCAAGATCCTGATCGTCATGGGCCGCACCAACCCTGATGCCGCGGCACACCAGCAGCAGTCGATGATCCTGGTGCCCGTGGACACCCCCGGGGTGGACATCCAGCGCTCGCTGCCGGTGTTCGGCTGGCAGGACCAGCACGGCCACTGCGAGATCGTGTTCAACGACGTGCGGGTGCCCGCGGAGAACCTGCTCGACGTCGAGGGCAGCGGGTTCGCGATCGCCCAGGCCCGGCTGGGCCCGGGCCGCATCCACCACTGCATGCGCGCCATCGGTGCGGCCGAGCGTGCGCTGACGTTGATGGTCGACCGGGTGCAGAAGCGGGTGGCGTTCGGCAAGCCGCTGGCCGAGCAGGGTGTGGTGCGTGAGGCGATCGCCAAGTCGCGCAACGAGATCGACCAGGCCCGGCTGCTGTGCGAGAAGGCCGCGTGGACCATCGACCTTCAGGGCAACAAGGCCGCGCACGTGCTGGTGTCCCAGATCAAGTCGGTGGCCCCGCAGGTGGCGTGCAACGTGCTCGACCGGGCGATCCAGGTGCACGGTGCGGCCGGTGTCAGCGACGACTTCCCGCTTGCGCGGCTGTACGCGTGGCACCGGGCGATGCGCCTGTTCGACGGGCCCGACGAGGTCCACATGCGCACCATCGCCCGTTCCGAGCTCGGCCGCGAGAAATCGCCCCTGGCCCTCGCGGTCACGAAATGA
- a CDS encoding MFS transporter, protein MVTAQPEPAVWQGHTRGSSDYRRLLAALFCAGVATFAQLYSPQAVLPLIASDLGTGAAHAALAISAATIGLAFGVLPWAALADRVGRVQVITVSVVVATVLGLLVPFAPTYALLLCGRFVEGLALAGVPAVAVAYLTEEINAGHAARAAGTYVAGTTIGGLAGRLVTGPVAEFAGWRVGVLTVALLCGMAALAFVKLAPAAQGFTPARTHRDLGRRLLTNLRSPRQLALFAQGFLLMGGFVAVYNFLGFRLSAAPFNLPQTVVSLVFLAYLAGTWASARAGAEATRFGRKPVLLVSIATMIAGVAVTMSTNAVVVLVGLVIATAGFFGAHAIASGWVGAEAGDSKAQASALYNLFYYGGSSAVGWLGGLAFDAAGWSAVAGTVMGLAALAGLIAFALAR, encoded by the coding sequence GTGGTGACTGCCCAACCCGAACCCGCCGTCTGGCAAGGACACACCCGCGGCTCGAGCGATTACCGCCGCCTGCTCGCCGCGCTGTTCTGCGCCGGGGTGGCGACGTTCGCGCAGCTGTACTCTCCGCAGGCGGTCCTGCCGCTGATCGCGAGTGACCTCGGCACCGGGGCCGCCCACGCGGCGCTGGCGATCTCCGCCGCCACCATCGGCCTCGCGTTCGGCGTGCTCCCCTGGGCCGCGCTCGCCGACCGTGTCGGCCGCGTCCAGGTGATCACCGTTTCGGTCGTCGTCGCGACGGTGCTGGGCCTGCTCGTCCCGTTCGCCCCCACCTACGCGCTGCTGTTGTGCGGGCGGTTCGTCGAAGGCCTCGCGCTGGCGGGCGTCCCTGCCGTGGCCGTGGCCTACCTGACCGAGGAGATCAACGCCGGACACGCGGCGCGCGCCGCGGGCACCTACGTCGCGGGCACCACGATCGGCGGGCTGGCAGGCAGGCTCGTGACGGGCCCGGTCGCCGAGTTCGCCGGGTGGCGCGTCGGGGTGCTGACGGTCGCGCTGCTGTGCGGCATGGCGGCGCTGGCGTTCGTCAAGCTCGCCCCGGCCGCGCAGGGGTTCACCCCGGCCCGCACCCACCGGGATCTCGGCAGGCGGCTTCTGACCAACCTGCGCTCGCCGCGGCAACTGGCCCTGTTCGCCCAGGGCTTCCTGCTGATGGGCGGATTCGTCGCGGTCTACAACTTCCTGGGATTCCGCCTGTCGGCCGCGCCGTTCAACCTGCCGCAGACCGTCGTGAGCCTGGTGTTCCTGGCGTACCTGGCGGGCACGTGGGCCTCGGCGCGCGCGGGAGCCGAGGCCACACGGTTCGGCCGCAAACCGGTCCTGCTGGTCTCCATCGCGACGATGATCGCCGGTGTCGCCGTCACGATGAGCACCAACGCCGTCGTGGTGCTCGTGGGCCTGGTCATCGCGACCGCGGGGTTCTTCGGTGCGCACGCCATCGCGTCGGGCTGGGTCGGCGCCGAGGCCGGCGACAGCAAGGCACAGGCCTCGGCGCTGTACAACCTCTTCTACTACGGCGGCTCCAGCGCCGTCGGTTGGCTCGGCGGTCTGGCGTTCGACGCCGCGGGCTGGTCCGCCGTCGCGGGCACCGTGATGGGTCTGGCCGCGCTGGCCGGTCTGATCGCATTTGCCCTGGCCCGGTAG
- a CDS encoding LysR family transcriptional regulator produces the protein MHLDELSWFVVLAETEHVTDAAAELGISQPTLSRALARLEDEVGVPLFDRVNRRLQLNAYGEILLEHARRTITEMRSATERIAAMRDPDTGLVRLAFLHSQAGSFVPDLLRRFRAHAPHVQFSLTQGAAHDLLERLAGGQVDLAITSPRPEGFQWRGLYVERLCLAVPRGHRLASRSRITLADAGDEPFVGLAPGFGLRQLTEELCAEAGITPHVVFEATEIPTMEGLVAAGFGVAVVPVPHAGRAEPGAEYIALAQASAKRQLGLAWPADRPLPPAAERFAQFVIRTTHDVE, from the coding sequence ATGCACCTCGACGAGCTGAGCTGGTTCGTCGTGCTCGCCGAGACCGAGCATGTCACCGACGCCGCCGCCGAACTCGGCATCAGCCAGCCGACGTTGTCGCGTGCGCTGGCCCGGCTCGAGGACGAGGTGGGGGTGCCGCTGTTCGACCGGGTCAACCGCAGGCTGCAGCTCAACGCCTACGGCGAGATCCTGCTGGAGCACGCACGCCGCACGATCACCGAAATGCGTTCGGCCACAGAGCGGATCGCGGCGATGCGGGATCCCGACACCGGCCTGGTGCGGTTGGCGTTCCTGCATTCGCAGGCCGGCTCCTTCGTGCCCGATCTGCTCCGCCGGTTCCGCGCGCACGCCCCGCACGTGCAGTTCAGCCTGACCCAGGGCGCCGCGCACGATCTCCTCGAGCGCCTGGCCGGCGGGCAGGTCGATCTGGCGATCACATCGCCGCGGCCCGAGGGTTTCCAGTGGCGCGGGCTGTACGTCGAGCGGCTGTGCCTGGCGGTGCCGCGCGGTCACCGGTTGGCGTCACGATCGCGCATCACATTGGCCGACGCGGGCGACGAGCCGTTCGTGGGTCTGGCTCCCGGTTTCGGGCTGCGGCAACTGACCGAGGAACTGTGCGCCGAGGCGGGCATCACGCCGCACGTGGTGTTCGAGGCGACGGAGATCCCGACCATGGAGGGTCTGGTGGCGGCCGGTTTCGGGGTCGCCGTGGTTCCGGTTCCGCACGCCGGGCGCGCCGAACCGGGTGCGGAGTACATCGCGCTGGCGCAGGCGTCGGCCAAGCGGCAGTTGGGGCTCGCGTGGCCTGCGGACCGCCCGCTGCCCCCGGCCGCGGAGCGCTTCGCGCAGTTCGTCATACGTACTACGCATGATGTTGAGTGA
- a CDS encoding response regulator — protein sequence MSDKVRVVVGDDHPMFREGVVRALTSSGDIDVVAEADNGADALELIKVHRPAVALLDYRMPQLDGAQVAAAVVRDELPTRVLLVSAHDESAIVYSALQQGAAGFLSKESTRSELVSAVLSCAKGRDVITPHLAAGLAGEIRRRNEPDVPVLSPREREVLNLIAQGRSIPAMAKELYLAPSTVKTHVQRLYEKLGVSDRAAAVAEAMRRHLLD from the coding sequence ATGTCAGACAAGGTTCGGGTGGTCGTGGGCGACGACCATCCGATGTTCCGCGAGGGCGTGGTGCGGGCACTGACCTCAAGTGGTGACATCGACGTGGTGGCCGAGGCCGACAACGGCGCAGACGCCCTGGAACTCATCAAGGTTCACCGACCCGCGGTCGCGTTGCTGGATTACCGCATGCCCCAACTCGACGGGGCCCAGGTCGCCGCGGCCGTCGTGCGTGACGAACTGCCCACGCGCGTGCTGCTGGTGTCCGCGCACGACGAGTCCGCGATCGTCTACTCGGCGCTGCAGCAGGGCGCCGCGGGATTCTTGTCCAAGGAATCGACGCGCAGCGAACTGGTGAGCGCGGTGTTGTCGTGCGCCAAGGGGCGTGACGTGATCACACCGCATCTCGCGGCCGGGCTCGCTGGCGAGATCCGCCGTCGCAACGAACCCGACGTGCCGGTGCTCAGCCCGCGGGAACGCGAGGTGCTCAACCTCATCGCGCAGGGCCGCAGCATTCCCGCGATGGCCAAGGAGCTGTATCTGGCGCCGTCGACGGTGAAGACCCACGTGCAACGGCTCTACGAGAAGCTCGGCGTGAGTGACCGCGCGGCGGCCGTCGCCGAGGCGATGCGACGGCACCTGCTGGACTGA
- a CDS encoding sensor histidine kinase produces MISGRIVEFFASQPVRVSAVLRLPLIGLIFVLVMVWEVDHWLPGLYAVILGLYAAAAVLWLVVVIRGPMPRWAEWASTAVDGLVLLALCAVSGGATAALLPVFFLLPISVAFQDRPLLTAMLGTATATGYLGAWIFYSKRDDTVGLPNVVYMQVGFLLWLAVATTALSLVLVRRSARVRALLDVRRRLVQESARADELRDAELAEALHDGPLQTLLAARLELDELRERNPDPALDVVHAALQQTATGLRSTVTALHPQVLAQLGLAPAVRELLRQYENRGDLVIRANIADVGQPEAQALLYRAARELLANVHKHARAATVTVRLFRQGERTVLTVVDDGVGFDPDIVAQSVAEGHIGLASLQVRIEAMGGAMTISSEEGFGTQVTVIL; encoded by the coding sequence ATGATATCGGGCCGGATCGTCGAATTCTTTGCCTCACAACCTGTCCGGGTATCGGCCGTCCTGCGGTTGCCGCTCATCGGGTTGATCTTCGTGCTGGTCATGGTGTGGGAGGTCGACCACTGGTTGCCGGGGTTGTACGCGGTGATCCTGGGCCTGTATGCCGCCGCTGCCGTGCTGTGGCTGGTGGTCGTGATACGCGGGCCCATGCCGCGCTGGGCCGAATGGGCGTCCACGGCCGTCGACGGCCTGGTGCTGCTGGCGTTGTGCGCGGTGTCCGGCGGCGCCACCGCGGCCCTGCTGCCGGTGTTCTTCCTGCTGCCGATATCCGTTGCGTTCCAAGACCGTCCGTTGTTGACGGCGATGCTCGGCACGGCCACCGCGACGGGCTATCTGGGCGCGTGGATCTTCTACTCGAAACGTGACGACACCGTCGGGCTGCCCAACGTCGTCTACATGCAGGTGGGATTTCTGCTGTGGCTCGCGGTGGCCACCACGGCGTTGTCGCTCGTGCTGGTGCGCCGTTCGGCGCGCGTGCGTGCGCTGCTCGACGTGCGCCGCCGCCTGGTGCAGGAATCCGCGCGCGCCGACGAACTGCGCGATGCCGAACTGGCCGAGGCGCTGCACGACGGCCCGCTGCAGACCCTGCTGGCCGCGCGCCTGGAGCTCGACGAACTCCGCGAACGCAATCCCGATCCGGCGCTGGACGTCGTGCACGCCGCGTTGCAGCAGACCGCGACCGGGCTGCGCTCCACCGTGACGGCGCTGCACCCGCAGGTGTTGGCACAGCTGGGGCTCGCACCTGCTGTCCGGGAACTGTTGCGACAGTACGAGAATCGCGGCGATCTGGTGATCCGCGCGAACATCGCCGATGTCGGGCAACCGGAGGCGCAGGCGCTGTTGTACCGCGCGGCCCGCGAGTTGCTGGCCAACGTGCACAAACACGCGCGCGCCGCGACAGTGACGGTGCGCTTGTTCCGGCAGGGCGAGCGCACGGTGCTGACCGTCGTCGACGACGGCGTCGGGTTCGACCCCGACATCGTCGCGCAGTCGGTGGCCGAGGGCCACATCGGCCTGGCGTCGCTGCAGGTGCGCATCGAGGCCATGGGTGGTGCCATGACCATCAGTTCCGAGGAGGGATTCGGCACGCAGGTGACGGTGATCCTCTAG